One window of the Colletotrichum destructivum chromosome 4, complete sequence genome contains the following:
- a CDS encoding Putative extracellular membrane protein, CFEM — MRPKWTALAVLTLGTAATAFAQQPSNSGNSSLYLHDNPDCALPCFLTGLNQTECHTTDQQCLCQDEHFLQFVQGCVITSCPLKYALESQNITWTACDFPLHSGEPATRIARIVIFILLPTFSLVIRIITKLARLSTWGLDDYTIIVAYVSEKRPALPGWEGEEGGRGLRRC, encoded by the exons atgcGTCCGAAATGgacggccctcgccgtcctgaCCCTcggcacggcggcgacggcctttGCCCAGCAGCCCTCGAACTCCGGGAATTCCAGTCTCTATCTACACGACAACCCGGATTGCGCT CTACCGTGCTTCCTGACAGGCCTCAATCAGACGGAATGCCACACGACAGACCAACAATGCCTGTGCCAGGACGAACACTTTCTCCAATTCGTGCAAGGCTGCGTCATCACGAGCTGCCCGCTGAAGTACGCTCTAG AATCTCAGAACATCACCTGGACGGCGTGCGACTTCCCATTGCATAGCGGCGAGCCGGCCACGAGAATCGCTcgcatcgtcatcttcataCTGCTACCGACGTTCTCCCTCGTGATCCGGATCATCACCAAGCTTGCGAGGCTGTCTACATGGGGCCTCGATGACTACACAATAATAGTGGCATACGTAAGTGAAAAAAGGCCAGCTTTACCcgggtgggagggggaggagggaggccGTGGGTTGAGACGATGCTGA
- a CDS encoding Putative phosphate transporter, translating into MLTQYNYLFVIGTLFAWLDAFNIGANDVANAWATAVGSQSISYLHAMMLAAAMEFSGAVGVGARVADTIRTKIVDTERFAETPALLMLGMVCAVTASSLYLTFATKVGLPVSTTHSIMGGVIGFGIAALGVNGIQWVEPGGGMKALNSGVVQVFLAWIIAPCLAGIFAATIFSITKFAVLLRKNPAMKGLFLVPVYFGITASLIVMLLVWKGGSYEIALTDAQIPIVIVCVGLGWAALVATFFVPWLYRVIIKDDWQMRWYHVFHGPLLLRRGDVGPPPADFQGRVRDFYAGHATKEDLESQGVKGGEAGPAAHPPRKSLVGPKPDGPWYSGPVLFWYFKFAVLRGVDQDIVGARHDDGGLAGSNLDEMHARAARYDNKAEYLYTFLQIMTAATASFVHGANDVSNAIGPYATIFQVWRDGRLPVGDKAEVPVWILVFGGAGIAIGLWTYGYRIMRNLGNKVTLHSPSRGFSMELGSAFTIIFATRLSLPVSTTQCITGATVGVGLCNGDWRAINWRMVAWIYAGWFITLPTAAILSGSLMAFIINAPRWGGQV; encoded by the exons ATGCTTACGCAGTACAACTATCTCTTCGTCATTGGCACCTTGTTCGCCTGGCTCGATGCATTCAACATCG GTGCCAACGATGTGGCCAACGCCTGGGCCACGGCTGTGGGCTCTCAGTCCATCAGCTATCTGCATGCCATGATGCTCGCGGCCGCCATGGAATTCtcgggcgccgtcggcgtcggcgcccgcgtcgccgacACCATCAGGACAAAGATCGTCGACACGGAGAGgttcgccgagacgccggcCCTGCTCATGCTTGGAATGGTGTGCGCCGTGACGGCCTCCTCTCTCTACCTCACCTTCGCCACAAAGGTCGGCCTGCCCGTTTCCACGACTCACTCCATCAtgggcggcgtcatcggcttcggcatcgccgccctgggtGTCAACGGTATCCAGTGGgtcgagcccggcggcggcatgaaAGCCCTCAACAGCGGTGTCGTGCAG GTGTTCCTGGCTTGGATCATAGCACCCTGCCTCGCAGGCATCTTCGCGGCCACCATCTTCAGCATCACCAAGTTTGCCGTCCTTCTCCGGAAGAACCCGGCCATGAAGGGGCTCTTCCTGGTCCCCGTCTACTTTGGAATCACCGCGTCCTTGATCGTCATGCTTCTCGTCTGGAAGGGCGGCTCCTACGAGATCGCCCTGACCGACGCCCAGAtccccatcgtcatcgtctgtgtcggcctcggctgggccgccctcgtcgccacCTTCTTCGTCCCGTGGCTGTACCGCGTCATCATCAAGGACGACTGGCAGATGCGGTGGTACCACGTCTTCCACggccctcttctcctccgacGCGGAGACGTcggccctcctcccgcgGATTTCCAGGGCCGCGTTCGAGACTTCTACGCCGGCCACGCCACCAAGGAAGACCTCGAGTCTCAAGGCGTCAAGGGGGGCGAGGCCGGGCCTGCTGCCCACCCGCCTCGAAAATCTCTCGTTGGCCCCAAACCCGACGGTCCTTGGTACAGCGGGCCGGTTCTTTTCTGGTACTTCAAGTTCGCCGTGCTCCGAGGCGTCGACCAGGATATCGTCGGTGCCCGGCACGACGATGGAggcctcgccggcagcaaTTTGGACGAGATGCATGCTCGCGCGGCCAGGTACGACAACAAGGCGGAATATCTCTATACTTTCCTCCAGATCATGACGGCCGCTACCGCGTCGTTTGTCCACGGCGCCAACGACGTCTCCAA CGCCATCGGCCCATATGCCACAATCTTCCAGGTCTGGAGAGACGGGAGGCTGCCTGTAGGTGACAAAGCGGAAGTACCGGTCTGGATTCT TGTCTTTGGCGGTGCCGGTATCGCCATCGGTCTGTGGACGTATGGATATCGCATCATGCGCAACCTGGGCAATAAG GTCACTCTTCACAGTCCGAGTCGTGGCTTCAGCATGGAGTTGGGCAGCGCATTTACCATCATCTTCGCCACCCGTCTCT CTCTTCCCGTCTCGACGACCCAGTGCATCACGGGTGCTACCGTGGGTGTTGGCTTGTGCAATGGTGATTGGCGGGCCATCAACTGGCGCATGGTT GCATGGATCTACGCGGGTTGGTTCATCACTCTGCCGACCGCCGCTATCCTCAGCGGGAGTCTGATGGCGTTCATCATCAATGCCCCTCGATGGGGAGGTCAAGTCTGA
- a CDS encoding Putative allergen Asp f 4 codes for MQLTNALVVLSAALTGVSAHPSAHGHQRFHERRSVDAVEERDITFIKNKAPEATPTSSTPAATPSASKAPTGEYVPFCSGKKTANKRATLAQIAYSGNTGTEDDWGCNMQIIDESIKSLYNYTTTFTASDSDYTCSCFNKIGPKGLIDGCWFAAVTFTVKEGQSKHLAFDTDSQGSCACGPGKEVPKTFIGQFAGTWLEFDWGSVANSGNSGADASVLVAGAQSLPYYGMKVVANDKLCSWVKSDGTNWEAYMPGMEAADGVGCKGYYTGHLDVTLGDKFST; via the coding sequence ATGCAGCTCACCAAcgctctcgtcgtcctctcgGCCGCCCTCACCGGCGTGTCCGCCCACCCTTCCGCCCACGGCCACCAGCGCTTCCACGAGCGCCGCtccgtcgacgccgttgaggagCGCGACATCACCTTCATCAAGAACAAGGCCCCCgaggcgacgccgacctcgtccacgccggccgcgaccccctccgcctccaaGGCGCCCACCGGCGAGTACGTCCCCTTCTGCAGCGGCAAGAAGACCGCGAACAAGCGCGCGACCCTCGCCCAGATCGCCTACTCGGGCAACACGGGCACCGAGGACGACTGGGGCTGCAACATGCAGATCATCGACGAGTCCATCAAGTCCCTCTACAACTACACCACCACTTTCACCGCTAGCGACAGCGACTACACCTGCTCGTGCTTCAACAAGATCGGCCCCAAGGGCCTCATCGACGGCTGCTGGTTTGCCGCCGTTACCTTCACCGTCAAGGAGGGCCAGTCCAAGCACCTTGCCTTTGACACTGACTCCCAGGGCTCTTGCGCCTGCGGGCCCGGCAAGGAGGTGCCCAAGACCTTCATCGGCCAATTCGCCGGCACCTGGCTCGAGTTCGACTGGGGCTCCGTCGCCAACAGCGGCAACTCCGGTGCCGACGCCTctgtcctcgtcgccggcgcccagaGCCTGCCCTACTACGGCATGAaggtcgtcgccaacgacaagCTCTGCTCTTGGGTCAAGTCCGACGGCACCAACTGGGAGGCCTACATGCCCGGCATGGAGGCCGCTGATGGCGTCGGCTGCAAGGGCTACTACACCGGTCACCTCGACGTCACCCTCGGCGACAAGTTCTCTACCTAA
- a CDS encoding Putative phenolic acid decarboxylase, calycin, protein MFLSNKPPAKPLPRFQTNTPLDSTFDTDIRDTHLIYDYDAEDADGNPEKWRYEMWFFSEDRVVYAIHGGPMSGRVNYQTATYQCIRPGELWQVNWLEETGTVCSLVYDIPKQKISTLISFSRGHWENPEAAHGDKRNPGDVARWRVLARFGNQSDRFMLSEQADIVENFKGRGDLVPISEDAPTF, encoded by the coding sequence ATGTTTCTCTCAAACAAGCCTCCCGCGAAGCCGCTTCCCCGCTTCCAAACCAACACGCCGCTGGACTCGACCTTTGACACGGACATCCGCGACACGCACCTCATCTACGACtacgatgccgaggacgccgacggcaacccGGAGAAGTGGCGCTACGAGATGTGGTTTTTCTCCGAGGACCGCGTCGTCTACGCCATCCACGGCGGGCCCATGTCCGGCCGCGTGAACTACCAGACGGCCACCTACCAGTGCATCCGGCCCGGGGAGCTGTGGCAGGTCAACTGGCTGGAGGAGACGGGGACCGTGTGCTCGCTGGTGTACGACATCCCAAAGCAGAAGATCTCGACCCTCATCTCGTTTTCGCGGGGCCACTGGGAGAACCCCGAGGCGGCGCACGGCGACAAGCGCAACCCGGGCGACGTTGCGCGGTGGAGGGTCCTGGCGAGGTTCGGGAACCAGAGTGATAGGTTCATGCTGTCCGAGCAGGCGGACATTGTTGAGAATttcaaggggaggggggatcTTGTACCGATCAGCGAGGACGCACCGACTTTCTAG
- a CDS encoding Putative zn(2)Cys(6) fungal-type DNA-binding domain-containing protein — MVDLQPLSAASGSAPGSAGNDLAPMPTASRGTKKVPGMSPHISTFSSGKRPREKRTSATKVRSGCITCKRRHVKCDETRPFCLRCTESPRSPRVCEGYLNHTSGRERLSSRPAPRPILSKGTTTWRASWPAAAAAAGGLLVEPGYEAAFLADPKERVYFDFWQQLIGNIYLFPSDAMHRVIPQLARREPAIKHAALAMAGMARALVPSLLRRSGRELHANGPHYEFALRQYGRAVGLVRSSQPSRDNMLWVIVCCVLFVTFECLHGDRAAALSHVGHAYRMMEIYFGQPRSPADEDGPAAAAATQSVRAVCDDAAWVFQGLTMQAWSHNVLHSELLSEVSWCCRGAERALAVDEMPPRFADIDAARRWWRVVQHYTCHRCPIYTEVFVDGLSTKMLAGSHVRPVLSPTQGGEKLAAAIPVFLDRLRRWSTAFQAVFDELRSRQHLGESDYYSYVDACNLRLQYLTLWNEVSSLSYTDIRMVIVLTPSFREMVQLSRIILRAQSNCGGCSDTFSMDNGPTWPLLVTACRCRDAGLRREATELLGKHNRRDGLWDSRIFYGVAVRNMEIEAENALSGDEDEQWSRMARRELRFSREGDVTGRLLKWDPCAGEWLHVEEPLRDAP; from the exons ATGGTAGACCTGCAGCCTCTCTCAGCGGCTTCCGGCTCAGCCCCGGGCTCGGCCGGCAATGACCTTGCCCCGATGCCGACCGCAAGTCGCGGAACTAAGAA GGTGCCAGGGATGTCTCCTCACATATCGACGTTCTCCTCGGGCAAACGACCGCGCGAGAAGAGAACGAGCGCGACCAAGGTCAGGTCGGGCTGTATCACATGCAA ACGACGCCATGTCAAGTGTGACGAGACGCGCCCCTTTTGCCTGAGATGCACCGAATCGCCGCGGAGCCCGAGAGTCTGCGAAGGATATCTCAACCACACATCCGGGCGGGAACGACTCTCGAGCCGCCCGGCCCCGCGCCCGATCCTCTCCAAggggacgacgacatggcgGGCGTCatggcccgccgccgccgccgccgccggcgggctACTCGTTGAGCCGGGCTACGAGGcggccttcctcgccgacccgAAGGAGAGGGTCTACTTCGACTTCTGGCAGCAGCTGATCGGCAACATCTACCTCTTCCCCAGCGACGCCATGCACCGCGTCATCCCCCAGCTCGCGCGCCGGGAGCCGGCCATCAAGCACGCGGCACTCGCCATGGCCGGCATGGCGCGGGCTCTCGTCCCGTCGCTGCTGCGCCGGTCCGGGCGGGAGCTCCACGCCAACGGGCCGCACTACGAGTTCGCGCTGCGGCAGtacggccgcgccgtcggGCTGGTGCGCAGCTCGCAGCCCTCGCGCGACAACATGCTCTGGGTCATCGTGTGCTGCGTGCTCTTCGTCACGTTCGAGTGCCTCCACGGGGAccgcgcggcggcgctgtcGCACGTGGGCCACGCCTACAGGATGATGGAGATCTATTTCGGCCAGCCGCGGtcgcccgccgacgaggacggcccggcggcggcggcggcgacgcagTCGGTTCGTGCCGTGtgcgacgacgccgcctgGGTGTTCCAGGGCCTGACGATGCAGGCGTGGTCGCACAACGTGCTGCACTCGGAGCTCCTCTCGGAGGTCAGCTGGTGCTGTCGCGGCGCCGAAAGGGCcttggccgtcgacgagatgccGCCCAGGTTCGCCGACATAGACGCggctcggcgatggtggaGGGTCGTGCAGCACTACACGTGCCACAGGTGTCCCATCTACACCGAGGTGttcgtcgatggcctctCGACCAAGATGCTCGCCGGCAGCCACGTGCGGCCGGTCCTTTCACCGACCCAGGGCGGAGAGAAGCTGGCGGCCGCTATCCCGGTGTTCCTGGATCGTCTCCGGAGGTGGAGCACCGCCTTCCAGGCCGTGTTCGACGAGCTGCGGTCCCGCCAGCACCTCGGCGAGTCCGACTACTACTCGTACGTCGATGCCTGCAACCTACGCCTGCAGTACCTCACCCTCTGGAACGAGGTCTCCAGCTTGAGCTACACGGACATCAGGATGGTCATAGTCCTGACGCCGTCGTTCCGGGAGATGGTGCAGCTGAGCCGGATCATCCTGAGGGCGCAGTCCAACTGCGGCGGCTGCAGCGACACCTTCAGCATGGACAACGGTCCCACGTGGCCGCTTCTGGTCACCGCGTGCCGGTGCCGGGACGCCGGCCTGAGGCGGGAGGCGACCGAGCTGCTGGGCAAGCACAACCGCCGCGACGGCTTGTGGGACAGCAGAATCTTCTACGGCGTGGCGGTGAGGAACATggagatcgaggccgagaacgccCTGTCgggggacgaggacgagcagtGGTCGCGCATGGCGAGGCGGGAGCTGCGCTTCAGCCGCGAGGGGGATGTCACCGGGAGACTCCTCAAGTGGGATCCCTGCGCTGGCGAGTGGCTACACGTCGAAGAGCCTTTGAGGGACGCCCCTTGA
- a CDS encoding Putative alcohol dehydrogenase, zinc-type, GroES-like superfamily, NAD(P)-binding domain superfamily yields MSYPEKFEGFCVAGPKSWNEFKKETLTPKPFGDRDIDVQIECCGVCGSDVHTITGGWGEYEGPLCVGHEVVGKAVAVGKSVKEIKVGDRVGVGAQVWACLKCDQCKNENENYCPHLVDTYNATYEDGSQAHGGFASHIRAHEYFTFKIPDAIKSENAGPLMCAGLTTYSPLVRGGVGPGKTVAIVGIGGLGHLGVQWAKALGAEVYAVTHSPDKAEDCKKLGAKEVIVTSDKDWAKPYAFKFDFMLNCSDMTNEFDLKTYLSTLKVGGHFHMVGLPDKPLPQFPAALFASNSAKMSGSHIGNNQEMKALLKLAAEKGIAPWVETIDISEAGCKEAVERVKENKVHYRFTLVGHQKAFGTA; encoded by the exons ATGAGTTACCCAGAGAAGTTCGAGGGGTTCTGCGTGGCAGGCCCGAAAAGCTGGAACGAGTTCAAGAAGGAAACCCTTACGCCCAAGCCGTTTGGTGATCGCGACATTGACGTGCAGATTGAGTGCTGCGGCGTATGCGGATCCGACGTGCACACCATCACCGGGGGCTGGGGCGAGTACGAGGGTCCCTTGTGTGTTGGCCACGAG GTTGTTGGAAAAGcagtcgccgtcggcaagaGCGTGAAGGAGATCAAAGTCGGCGACAGGGTGGGCGTGGGCGCCCAGGTCTGGGCGTGCTTGAAGTGCGACCAGTGCAAGAATGAGAACGAAAACTACTGCCCTCACTTGGTTG ATACGTATAATGCCACGTACGAGGACGGCAGCCAGGCGCACGGCGGCTTCGCCAGCCATATCCGTGCGCATGAGTACTTTACGTTCAAGATTCCCGATGCGATCAAGTCGGAGAATGCAGGCCCGCTCATGTGTGCCGGCCTGACGACGTACTCGCCGCTTgtgcgcggcggcgtcggcccgGGCAAGACCgtggccatcgtcggcatcggcggcctcggccatctcggcgTCCAGTGGGCCAAGGCGCTCGGCGCGGAGGTCTACGCCGTGACCCACTCCCccgacaaggccgaggacTGCAAGAAGCTCGGGGCCAAGGAGGTTATCGTCACCAGCGACAAGGACTGGGCGAAGCCGTATGCCTTCAAGTTCGACTTCATGCTCAACTGCTCCGACATGACCAACGAGTTCGACCTCAAGACGTACCTGTCAACgctcaaggtcggcggccACTTCCACATGGTCGGCCTGCCCGACAAGCCCCTGCCCCAGTTCCCCGCGGCCCTGTTCGCCTCCAACTCGGCCAAGATGTCCGGCAGCCACATTGGGAACAACCAGGAGATGAAGGCGCTATTgaagctggcggcggagaagggcATCGCGCCCTGGGTTGAGACGATTGATATCTCCGAGGCGGGATGCAAGGAGGCGGTTGAGCGGGtcaaggagaacaaggtccACTACCGGTTCACCTTGGTCGGACACCAAAAAGCCTTTGGAACGGCTTAG
- a CDS encoding Putative peptidase M54, archaemetzincin, metallopeptidase, catalytic domain superfamily encodes MAPRGRPKTCPHDSLLVDTSEYGRKKAGFVRIPAEQRAAATRSSGRATANSASDDRSTPDPATFPGPLVLPDDDLALDPRAAPQSLRSWTSGHWRNPITPARKTMYVAGVPVIDDSAAFMRGWELPDLSDVKTPAVSSSSSSSALEHPKIDDIVGYFSAFYHPLPAKPLPAPLTFVRWDGKGGEVPTAGAKPQRMMVGLATGDGSVVGIRARPAPDGLARMQLNLCDLLDALQSVLPGDAYAACLVVAQDLYEDDDDDFCCGRAFGGSRICVVSSFRYRPALDGLHGVEREHMWPASHCERFVVEAVEWWEEQDAAEAGGSVDVASVGQGKKTKSKKGTTRKKKKTTKKEDEDEDDEGEITVDVKRVTGTAMGAAVEASRDVLVPRTGTRRHEAEDLRGLWFGRVARTAAHEVGHCLGMGHCVYFACVMQGTGGLGEDGRQPPYLCPVCEAKFVWGLGEKGVVEGGGAGRWRPGRREEVEKERMEVVRVFCEAWRGVGMFAAYGAWLDARLRGEEFGPPEVEVIDLTGE; translated from the coding sequence ATGGCACCCCGCGGACGGCCCAAGACTTGTCCTCACGACTCCCTTCTCGTCGACACCTCCGAGTACGGCCGGAAGAAGGCCGGCTTCGTCCGCATCCCGGCCGAGCaacgcgccgccgcgacgagaAGTTCCGGCAGGGCCACCGCCAACTCCGCCTCCGACGACCGCTCGACCCCGGACCCGGCCACTTTCCCGGGCCCGCTCGtcctccccgacgacgacctcgccctgGACCCGCGCGCCGCGCCCCAGAGCCTGCGGTCCTGGACCTCGGGCCACTGGCGGAACCCCATCACGCCCGCAAGGAAGACCATGtacgtcgccggcgtcccggTCATCGACGACAGCGCCGCCTTCATGAGGGGCTGGGAACTGCCCGACCTCTCCGACGTGAAAACCCCcgccgtgtcgtcgtcgtcgtcgtcgtctgcgcTCGAGCACCCCAAGATCGACGACATCGTGGGCTACTTTTCCGCCTTCTACCACCCGTTGCCCGCGaagccgctgccggcgccaCTGACCTTTGTCCGCTGGGACGgcaagggaggggaggtccCCACAGCAGGCGCGAAGCCGCAGCGCATGATGGTCGGCCTCGCGACGGGCGACGggtccgtcgtcggcatccgCGCGCGGCCTGCGCCGGACGGCCTGGCGCGGATGCAGCTGAACCTCTGCGACCTGCTCGACGCGCTGCAGTCGGTGCTCCCCGGCGACGCGTACGCCGCGTGCCTGGTTGTCGCGCAGGACCTctacgaggacgacgacgacgacttctgCTGCGGCAGGGCCTTTGGCGGGAGCCGGATCTGCGTCGTGTCGAGCTTCCGGTACCGGCCGGCGTTGGACGGGCTTCACGGGGTGGAGCGGGAGCACATGTGGCCGGCGTCGCACTGCGAGcggttcgtcgtcgaggcggtcgagtGGTGGGAGGAgcaggatgccgccgaggcggggGGGAGCGTTGACGTCGCCTCGGTGGGCCAAGGCAAGAAGACGAAGTCGAAGaaggggacgacgaggaagaagaagaagacgacgaagaaggaggacgaggacgaggacgatgaggggGAGATCACGGTCGACGTGAAAAGGGTCACGGGCACGGCCatgggcgccgccgtcgaggcctcGAGGGACGTCCTGGTGCCGCGAACCGGCACCCGACGgcacgaggccgaggacctgCGGGGCCTGTGGTTCGGCCGCGTggcccggacggcggcgcacgAGGTCGGCCACTGCCTCGGGATGGGCCACTGCGTGTACTTCGCCTGCGTCATGCAAGGCAccggcgggctcggcgaggacgggaGGCAGCCGCCGTACCTCTGCCCCGTGTGCGAAGCCAAGTTCGTCTGGGGTctgggcgagaagggcgtcgtcgaggggggcggggcggggcggtggaggcccgggaggcgggaggaggtcgagaaggagaggatgGAGGTTGTCCGGGTCTTCTGCGAGGCGTGGAGGGGGGTCGGCATGTTCGCCGCCTACGGGGCCTGGTTGGATGCTCGGttgaggggggaggagttCGGGCcgcccgaggtcgaggtAATCGACCTGACgggcgagtga